A portion of the Thermotoga sp. SG1 genome contains these proteins:
- a CDS encoding viroplasmin family protein: MKRKYYVVRKGRVPGIYESWKEAEKHVKGFPGAEYKSFEKIENAKAYLEGKDECSCPKFDEETMIAYVDGSYDVVCGSGVVLCYRGKKEEYYFWTDIDEFKNSKNIAGEIMAALFAMDYALKQRAKKLILKHDLEGLEKWAKGEYRTKELVTRVYKYYYELFRGKGLEVIFEKVKGHSGDFCNDEADRLAKRAARGEKNIEWTFTDSESIIEILRKKGDDLHEKG, encoded by the coding sequence TTGAAAAGGAAATACTACGTTGTAAGGAAGGGAAGAGTTCCTGGAATTTATGAATCTTGGAAAGAAGCAGAAAAGCATGTGAAGGGCTTTCCGGGAGCTGAATACAAGAGTTTTGAGAAAATAGAGAACGCAAAAGCATATCTTGAAGGGAAAGATGAATGCAGTTGCCCGAAGTTTGACGAAGAAACGATGATAGCCTATGTAGATGGAAGCTACGATGTAGTTTGTGGTTCAGGAGTGGTTCTTTGTTACAGAGGAAAGAAGGAAGAATACTACTTCTGGACGGACATCGATGAGTTCAAAAATTCAAAGAACATAGCTGGGGAGATCATGGCGGCACTCTTTGCCATGGACTATGCCTTAAAGCAGAGAGCAAAAAAACTCATTCTCAAACACGATCTAGAAGGCCTTGAAAAGTGGGCAAAAGGAGAGTACAGAACAAAAGAGTTGGTGACACGTGTTTATAAGTACTACTATGAGTTGTTTCGAGGAAAAGGACTCGAAGTGATCTTTGAGAAAGTAAAAGGTCACTCCGGAGACTTTTGTAACGACGAAGCAGACAGATTGGCAAAGAGAGCAGCAAGAGGTGAGAAGAATATAGAATGGACTTTTACCGATTCAGAGAGTATCATTGAGATACTGAGGAAAAAGGGGGATGATCTTCATGAAAAAGGCTAG
- a CDS encoding aldo/keto reductase: MEKRALGRTGEKLSVIGFGGIVVMNESVESAKKIVSRAIERGINYFDVAPSYGDAEEKLGPALEPYRDQVFLACKTMERTKEGAWRELNESLKRLRTDHFDLYQFHAVTTLDEVEAIFSPNGAIEAFLKAKKEGLIRYIGFSAHSEEAALAMLERFDFDTVLFPLNWASWLGKGFGKNLYSKAREKNMGILAIKALAKRRLEEGEEKRWEKCWYHPVDDFEEASMALRFTLSLPVTAAVSPSHQELLWWMCDIVENQGTKITEEELQILKEKAQELAPVFPLDHS, from the coding sequence ATGGAAAAGAGAGCTTTGGGGAGAACAGGTGAAAAGCTTTCTGTGATTGGGTTTGGTGGTATCGTTGTCATGAACGAATCGGTGGAATCTGCAAAGAAAATAGTATCTAGGGCAATCGAGAGAGGTATAAACTACTTCGATGTTGCCCCATCTTACGGAGACGCTGAAGAAAAACTCGGACCAGCTCTTGAGCCCTACAGAGATCAAGTTTTTCTTGCTTGCAAAACTATGGAGAGGACAAAAGAAGGTGCCTGGAGAGAGTTAAACGAGTCTCTAAAAAGACTCCGCACTGACCACTTCGATCTTTATCAGTTTCATGCCGTGACCACACTCGATGAGGTGGAGGCCATCTTCTCACCAAACGGTGCTATAGAAGCCTTTTTGAAAGCAAAAAAAGAGGGACTGATAAGGTACATAGGTTTTTCTGCCCACAGTGAAGAAGCGGCACTCGCAATGCTTGAAAGGTTCGATTTCGATACGGTGCTTTTCCCACTGAATTGGGCAAGCTGGCTAGGAAAAGGATTCGGTAAAAATCTTTACAGTAAAGCCAGAGAAAAAAACATGGGAATTCTGGCGATAAAAGCACTGGCAAAAAGACGTCTTGAGGAAGGAGAAGAAAAACGCTGGGAAAAATGCTGGTATCATCCTGTAGATGATTTCGAAGAAGCGTCCATGGCACTTCGCTTCACACTATCACTGCCTGTCACCGCGGCTGTGAGTCCAAGTCACCAGGAATTGCTCTGGTGGATGTGTGACATCGTTGAAAATCAGGGAACGAAAATCACCGAAGAAGAACTGCAGATACTGAAAGAAAAAGCACAGGAATTGGCACCCGTTTTTCCACTCGATCACTCTTGA
- a CDS encoding ABC transporter ATP-binding protein, translated as MIIRSVFILATVFVWNKTFFGLFVANAVIVDIYLNIIGRVTERPYAQMYETLRRVTGFITETFENIHEVLAGEAQKKRQKECETMYQQVADVVLKAELPRSRFDKLMVNLPEYFTRLFILIYGAYLVIGGKMTVGTIWALWTYFSFVTAPLYMFRELARVITRVSANLDAVLDYFDEMKRAEETFKKREIKPIPGSPVYELVDVTFGFEPGKPILKRVSFTIHPCEIAAIVGLSGEGRSTLLNILLGLEQNYEGVVKLFGNDLNQVIPSAVFEHVAFYSQNVGIFNDTLENNVVLGREYDEKKLERIIKELGIEHLKGRKLGEGGSFVSGGEKQRIQLARLFLCRQTCCCSR; from the coding sequence GTGATAATACGTAGTGTATTCATACTGGCAACCGTCTTCGTATGGAACAAAACCTTTTTTGGCCTGTTTGTAGCAAACGCTGTGATAGTCGATATTTATCTGAACATCATCGGCAGAGTAACTGAACGGCCGTACGCACAGATGTATGAAACTCTACGTCGTGTAACAGGGTTCATCACCGAGACGTTTGAAAACATCCACGAAGTGCTTGCTGGAGAGGCTCAAAAGAAACGCCAGAAAGAGTGCGAGACGATGTATCAGCAGGTGGCAGACGTCGTTTTGAAGGCAGAACTTCCTCGCTCAAGATTCGACAAACTGATGGTGAACCTGCCGGAGTATTTCACACGGCTCTTCATTCTCATCTACGGAGCATACCTTGTGATAGGTGGAAAGATGACCGTGGGAACGATATGGGCACTGTGGACATATTTCTCTTTTGTGACGGCACCCCTCTACATGTTCAGAGAATTGGCCCGCGTCATAACACGAGTGTCGGCGAACCTCGATGCTGTACTTGACTACTTCGATGAGATGAAACGTGCCGAAGAAACCTTCAAAAAACGTGAAATAAAACCCATTCCCGGAAGCCCTGTTTATGAACTGGTGGACGTTACCTTTGGCTTCGAGCCAGGAAAACCCATTTTAAAGCGAGTCAGTTTCACGATTCACCCCTGTGAAATCGCTGCCATAGTGGGGCTCTCCGGGGAAGGAAGGTCTACTCTGCTGAACATACTGCTTGGGCTGGAACAGAACTACGAAGGTGTGGTGAAACTCTTTGGAAACGATCTGAATCAGGTAATTCCCTCGGCTGTTTTCGAACATGTTGCTTTTTATTCCCAAAACGTCGGTATATTCAACGACACCCTAGAAAACAACGTAGTTCTTGGAAGAGAGTACGACGAGAAAAAACTCGAAAGAATCATAAAAGAACTCGGAATAGAACATCTGAAAGGAAGAAAACTTGGAGAAGGGGGAAGTTTCGTTTCAGGAGGAGAAAAACAGAGGATACAACTTGCCAGGCTTTTTCTATGCAGACAAACCTGTTGTTGTTCTAGATGA
- a CDS encoding DUF3298 and DUF4163 domain-containing protein, translating to MEFLILLLLFLGTIVLGIPEIEVLRIVKNDYGEDTMMKESIIEIPRFKNLGNIWFEMLLNYEVKKSAKEFIAYIEEWARDARKQIEKLKNEDEELYKANLMLKYIAHVYHEIRYVSSRYLSFILYYYRYTGGAHGMTYCETFNIDLVNYRKLRYEDVFKPEAEKIIKKEILRYMVEHPESFYIPKVDFSDEFFEEIYRNYKVEGRSYTEEQIEKVKKDETLSEEDKRMLITILSMSSSAIDTVLKDDLSKRPFLITKEGLIIKYMPYEVGPYVSGLPEVLIPWEKLKGVMRIEVPE from the coding sequence ATGGAGTTTCTAATTCTTCTACTTCTCTTCTTAGGAACGATCGTTCTTGGTATTCCAGAGATTGAGGTTTTGAGGATAGTGAAGAATGACTACGGTGAAGATACGATGATGAAAGAATCCATCATTGAGATTCCAAGGTTCAAAAACCTGGGAAACATTTGGTTCGAAATGCTTCTGAACTACGAAGTAAAAAAGTCTGCAAAAGAGTTCATTGCATACATAGAAGAGTGGGCAAGAGATGCAAGAAAACAGATAGAAAAGTTAAAAAACGAAGACGAAGAGTTGTATAAAGCAAATTTGATGCTCAAATATATCGCACACGTCTATCATGAAATTAGGTACGTTTCCTCTAGGTATCTCAGTTTCATTCTCTACTACTACCGTTACACAGGTGGAGCACATGGAATGACTTATTGTGAGACCTTCAACATCGATCTTGTAAACTATAGAAAACTCAGATACGAAGATGTCTTCAAACCAGAGGCGGAGAAGATTATTAAAAAGGAAATTCTAAGGTATATGGTGGAACACCCCGAATCATTCTATATCCCCAAAGTCGACTTTTCTGATGAATTCTTCGAGGAGATCTACAGAAATTACAAAGTAGAAGGAAGGTCCTACACGGAGGAGCAGATAGAGAAAGTAAAGAAGGATGAAACGCTCTCTGAGGAAGATAAAAGAATGTTGATAACAATACTTTCTATGAGTTCAAGCGCCATAGATACTGTACTGAAGGATGATCTTTCAAAAAGACCTTTTCTCATTACAAAGGAAGGTCTCATCATCAAGTACATGCCATACGAGGTAGGACCTTATGTGAGTGGATTACCAGAAGTTCTTATCCCCTGGGAAAAGTTGAAGGGTGTTATGAGAATAGAGGTACCTGAGTGA
- the rpsO gene encoding 30S ribosomal protein S15 — protein MSLDPEKKKEIINEFQIHENDTGSVEVQIALLTARIKHLTEHLKKHPKDFHSRRGLMKMIGRRRKLLKYLRHKKPEVYRELIAKLGIRK, from the coding sequence GTGTCCCTTGACCCAGAAAAGAAGAAAGAGATCATCAACGAGTTTCAGATTCACGAAAACGACACTGGTTCTGTTGAGGTACAGATCGCTCTTCTCACAGCGAGGATCAAACACTTAACAGAACACCTGAAAAAGCATCCCAAGGACTTTCACTCCAGAAGAGGCCTCATGAAAATGATCGGAAGAAGAAGAAAACTCTTGAAGTACTTGAGACACAAAAAACCGGAGGTTTACCGAGAGCTCATCGCCAAGTTAGGTATCAGGAAATAA
- the pnp gene encoding polyribonucleotide nucleotidyltransferase: protein MKEWRREILGRELVVQHGKVAKQSSGAVLVRFGDTAVLATANISDKVIEGIDFVPLTVEFQERFYAAGKIPGGFIKREGKPSESAILSARLIDRPIRPLFPKKLRNEVQVIVTVLSADPNVPPDVVGIFAASLALNVSKIPFEGIVAGIRIGYRDGQFIAFPTEEDIEKGLMDITVAGTKDAVTMVEGEAKEVSEEDMVKALRFAHSVIKELVDFQEEILSEFNVEKIPVIEPEPPEGLVETFNSLLDREELERRILVKAKKERESVLKEYEEKLLNQIAETLSIVDPEAIKPFISELYEEAVKKTMRRLIVEKGIRADGRKPNEIRPISCEVGLFPRTHGSALFTRGETQSLGIVTLGAPMDVQIIDTLLEEGVKRFMLHYNFPPFCTGEVKPLRGPSRREIGHGHLAERALKNMLPPEEEFPYTIRVVSEILESNGSSSMATVCSGSLALMDAGVPIRKHVAGIAMGLILEENAEVILTDIIGMEDHYGDMDFKVAGTRDGITAFQMDCKVSGVSDELLMKALMQAREARMYILDKMYETISTPRPHLSRYAPIIKVTKIDPDKVADVIGPGGRVIKKIIKDFDVKVEIDDETGLVKVVGSSEENVDNAIALIREIAKEIEVGEILEGKITRIEPYGLFIEVRPGKIGLLHQSKVGEDMRQFLKKVKVGDTIKVQVINIDDLGRLQFKRVKEEESPQYGKVHNKRH from the coding sequence ATGAAAGAGTGGCGACGAGAGATCCTTGGAAGAGAACTAGTAGTCCAACACGGAAAAGTGGCAAAACAGTCCAGCGGGGCCGTCCTGGTGAGATTTGGAGACACGGCCGTTCTAGCAACGGCAAACATTTCCGACAAGGTGATCGAGGGAATCGATTTTGTACCCCTCACCGTCGAGTTCCAGGAAAGATTCTATGCCGCTGGGAAGATCCCAGGTGGATTCATCAAAAGAGAGGGGAAACCCAGTGAATCTGCCATTCTCTCGGCCCGTCTCATCGACAGGCCGATAAGGCCTCTTTTCCCAAAAAAGTTGAGAAATGAGGTTCAGGTGATCGTGACGGTACTCTCAGCAGATCCAAACGTTCCACCCGATGTGGTGGGAATCTTCGCTGCATCTCTTGCTCTGAACGTCTCGAAGATTCCATTCGAAGGAATCGTTGCTGGCATCAGAATAGGCTACAGGGATGGCCAGTTCATAGCCTTCCCAACAGAAGAGGACATCGAAAAAGGTCTCATGGATATCACCGTTGCGGGAACAAAGGATGCTGTGACCATGGTTGAAGGTGAGGCCAAAGAGGTCTCAGAAGAGGATATGGTGAAGGCTTTGAGATTTGCACATTCCGTTATAAAAGAACTCGTCGATTTCCAGGAAGAGATACTGTCGGAGTTCAACGTGGAGAAGATCCCCGTTATCGAACCAGAACCACCAGAAGGACTGGTTGAGACATTCAACAGCCTTCTGGACAGAGAAGAACTCGAAAGAAGAATTCTTGTGAAAGCAAAAAAGGAAAGAGAATCTGTTCTCAAAGAGTACGAAGAAAAACTACTCAACCAGATAGCAGAAACACTTTCCATCGTTGATCCCGAGGCGATAAAACCCTTTATTTCCGAGCTTTACGAGGAAGCCGTTAAAAAGACGATGAGACGCCTGATCGTCGAGAAGGGAATCAGGGCAGACGGAAGAAAACCAAACGAAATCAGGCCTATCTCCTGCGAAGTGGGACTCTTTCCAAGGACACATGGATCTGCACTCTTCACAAGGGGGGAGACCCAGAGCCTTGGAATCGTAACACTCGGTGCTCCCATGGATGTTCAGATCATAGACACACTACTCGAAGAGGGTGTGAAGAGGTTCATGCTCCACTACAACTTCCCACCCTTCTGCACTGGCGAAGTGAAGCCTCTAAGAGGACCGAGCAGAAGGGAAATCGGGCATGGGCATCTGGCGGAAAGGGCCTTGAAGAACATGCTGCCGCCTGAGGAAGAGTTCCCCTACACCATAAGGGTGGTTTCTGAAATCCTCGAGTCCAACGGCTCCTCATCCATGGCAACGGTGTGCTCTGGATCCCTTGCATTGATGGACGCAGGCGTTCCCATCAGAAAACATGTTGCCGGAATAGCCATGGGACTCATCCTCGAAGAAAATGCGGAAGTCATACTCACCGATATCATCGGAATGGAAGATCACTACGGTGATATGGACTTCAAGGTAGCGGGAACAAGAGACGGGATCACCGCATTCCAGATGGACTGTAAGGTTTCCGGTGTTTCCGATGAGTTACTCATGAAGGCACTCATGCAGGCAAGAGAGGCCAGAATGTACATCCTCGATAAGATGTACGAAACGATCTCCACTCCAAGACCACACCTGTCCAGGTACGCACCCATAATAAAGGTGACGAAGATCGATCCAGATAAAGTGGCAGACGTCATAGGTCCCGGTGGAAGGGTCATAAAGAAGATCATAAAAGATTTCGACGTGAAAGTAGAGATCGATGATGAAACAGGTCTCGTCAAGGTGGTTGGAAGTTCCGAAGAGAATGTTGACAACGCAATAGCACTCATAAGGGAAATTGCCAAAGAAATAGAAGTGGGAGAGATCCTCGAAGGAAAAATCACGAGGATAGAACCTTATGGTCTCTTCATAGAGGTAAGGCCCGGAAAGATCGGTCTGCTCCATCAGAGCAAAGTTGGAGAAGACATGAGACAGTTCTTGAAAAAGGTGAAGGTCGGTGATACGATAAAGGTACAGGTGATCAACATTGACGATCTTGGAAGACTCCAGTTCAAGCGTGTGAAGGAGGAGGAAAGTCCGCAGTATGGAAAGGTGCACAATAAACGACATTGA
- a CDS encoding pitrilysin family protein: MERCTINDIETFIIPFDKARTVSCAFLIKKGSVHEPEELAGISHFIEHMAFRGTKKYDHFSLKYTVEVVGGTLNAFTDKLATAYYAKVPEFHFEKTVDVLKELTFHPVFSPEDTEIERKIIIEEYKMSQDDPTSKLFDTLIETVWPGPYGRPIIGRKETIEKISAEDLREYHRKNYSPSDTKIVLAGKVRDQFLTFLENVLKDLKKTERKNELPPPPSFHFSEPRYMVRNDLEQVHVAIAKPVCGRDDEDIYSLFVLNTALGSGMSSILFHEIREKEGFVYDVFSQLYTLKETGILIVYAALSPEKIEEFFEKLRAVLSSGDLFMKNYEYGKMRYLGKLEMITDNPAGMMSFVIDNLSHSSLETLEDRVEKVKAVTPEEYQRAYEKFLSGKWSVFGIGPEPGRILENYEMIV, from the coding sequence ATGGAAAGGTGCACAATAAACGACATTGAAACCTTCATCATTCCATTTGACAAGGCGCGGACGGTCTCCTGCGCCTTTTTAATTAAAAAAGGATCGGTACACGAACCAGAAGAACTCGCAGGAATATCTCACTTCATAGAGCACATGGCGTTTCGAGGAACAAAAAAGTACGATCATTTCTCTCTCAAATACACCGTTGAAGTGGTTGGCGGAACTCTCAACGCTTTCACAGATAAACTTGCTACGGCGTATTATGCAAAAGTGCCTGAGTTTCACTTCGAGAAGACTGTAGATGTTTTGAAGGAGCTAACTTTCCATCCTGTTTTCTCACCTGAAGACACGGAAATAGAGAGGAAGATCATAATCGAAGAGTACAAGATGTCTCAGGACGATCCCACGAGCAAGTTGTTCGACACCCTAATCGAAACGGTCTGGCCCGGACCTTACGGAAGGCCGATCATAGGAAGAAAAGAAACCATAGAAAAGATATCAGCGGAAGATCTCAGGGAATACCACAGGAAAAACTACAGCCCTTCAGACACGAAGATCGTTCTTGCCGGGAAAGTAAGAGATCAGTTCCTAACGTTTCTTGAGAATGTTTTGAAAGACCTGAAAAAAACAGAAAGGAAAAACGAACTTCCTCCTCCGCCATCCTTTCACTTTTCAGAGCCCAGGTACATGGTGAGAAACGATCTGGAACAGGTGCATGTTGCTATCGCAAAGCCCGTCTGTGGCAGAGATGACGAGGATATATATTCCCTTTTCGTTTTGAACACCGCCCTGGGAAGTGGCATGAGCTCAATTCTGTTTCATGAGATAAGAGAAAAGGAAGGATTCGTCTACGATGTGTTTTCCCAGCTCTACACGCTCAAGGAAACAGGAATTCTGATCGTCTACGCTGCTCTGTCTCCGGAGAAGATAGAAGAGTTCTTCGAAAAGCTCAGAGCGGTTCTCTCCAGTGGGGATCTTTTCATGAAAAACTACGAATACGGAAAGATGAGATACCTCGGAAAACTGGAGATGATAACGGACAACCCGGCCGGGATGATGAGTTTTGTCATCGACAATCTTTCACACAGTTCACTGGAAACTCTTGAAGATCGTGTGGAAAAAGTGAAAGCCGTCACTCCGGAAGAATACCAGAGGGCTTACGAAAAATTCCTATCCGGAAAATGGAGTGTGTTCGGCATAGGCCCTGAGCCAGGAAGGATTCTTGAAAATTATGAAATGATAGTCTGA
- the guaB gene encoding IMP dehydrogenase — protein sequence MKEALTFDDVLLVPQYSEVLPKDVKTQTRLTRQIRINIPLLSAAMDTVTEAALAKALAREGGIGIIHRNLSPEEQAHQVSIVKKTENGIIYDPITVTPDMTVKEAVDLMSEYKIGGLPVVDEEGRLVGLLTNRDIRFERNLSKKIKDLMTPREKLIVAPPDISLEKAKEILHEHRIEKLPLVSKDNKLVGLITIKDILSVIEHPNAARDDKGRLLVGAAVGTGPDTMERVEKLVKAGVDVIVIDTAHGHSKRVIETLEMIKADYPDLPVVAGNVATPEGTEALIKAGADAVKVGVGPGSICTTRVVAGVGVPQLTAIMECAEVARKYNVPIIADGGIRYSGDIVKALAAGAESVMVGSIFAGTEEAPGETILYQGRKYKAYRGMGSLGAMKSGSADRYGQEGENKFVPEGIEGMVPYKGTVKDVVHQLIGGLKSGMGYVGARTIKELQERAVFVRVTPAGVKESHPHDIIITKEAPNYWIQT from the coding sequence ATGAAAGAGGCCTTAACGTTCGACGACGTGTTGCTCGTTCCTCAGTACAGTGAAGTGCTTCCAAAAGACGTGAAAACACAGACAAGACTCACCAGGCAGATTCGGATAAACATTCCCCTTTTGAGCGCTGCGATGGATACCGTTACAGAGGCTGCCCTTGCCAAGGCTCTGGCAAGAGAGGGAGGAATTGGGATCATACACAGAAACCTCTCTCCAGAGGAACAGGCTCACCAGGTATCGATTGTGAAAAAGACAGAAAATGGCATCATATACGATCCCATAACAGTGACACCGGATATGACTGTGAAAGAGGCTGTTGACCTCATGTCGGAGTACAAGATAGGTGGTCTTCCTGTTGTGGACGAAGAGGGAAGACTCGTCGGCCTTCTCACAAACAGGGACATCAGGTTCGAAAGGAACCTCTCGAAGAAGATAAAGGACCTGATGACCCCAAGGGAAAAGCTCATCGTGGCGCCACCAGATATTTCCCTTGAGAAAGCGAAGGAAATCCTTCATGAACACAGGATAGAAAAACTTCCACTCGTTTCCAAAGATAACAAACTCGTTGGTCTGATCACCATCAAGGATATCCTGAGTGTGATAGAACACCCGAACGCTGCAAGGGACGATAAGGGAAGACTTCTCGTTGGTGCCGCCGTCGGCACGGGTCCCGACACTATGGAGAGGGTGGAAAAGCTGGTCAAAGCAGGAGTGGACGTTATCGTCATAGATACAGCACACGGACACTCAAAAAGGGTGATCGAGACTCTCGAAATGATAAAGGCTGACTATCCGGATCTGCCAGTTGTGGCTGGAAATGTAGCCACGCCCGAAGGAACCGAGGCGCTCATAAAGGCAGGGGCAGATGCGGTGAAAGTTGGAGTTGGACCTGGTTCCATATGTACCACAAGGGTGGTTGCGGGCGTTGGAGTTCCACAGCTCACTGCCATCATGGAATGTGCCGAAGTCGCCAGAAAATACAACGTCCCGATCATAGCAGATGGGGGGATTCGATACTCCGGTGATATCGTAAAGGCCCTGGCAGCTGGTGCTGAGAGTGTGATGGTGGGAAGTATCTTTGCAGGAACAGAAGAAGCCCCGGGAGAAACGATACTGTATCAGGGAAGAAAATACAAGGCTTACAGGGGAATGGGAAGCCTCGGTGCGATGAAGTCTGGCAGCGCCGACAGGTACGGTCAGGAGGGGGAGAACAAGTTCGTTCCGGAGGGAATAGAGGGCATGGTACCGTACAAGGGCACCGTGAAGGATGTGGTACATCAGTTGATCGGCGGCCTGAAATCCGGTATGGGATACGTAGGAGCTAGAACGATAAAGGAACTTCAGGAAAGGGCCGTCTTTGTCAGGGTCACACCCGCTGGTGTGAAAGAAAGCCACCCACACGACATCATCATAACAAAAGAAGCGCCGAATTACTGGATTCAAACCTGA
- a CDS encoding lipopolysaccharide assembly protein LapB, translating to MWRVALFFLFLSTFLLAISLDEIKEVSKTDLQKAINLFLNYVKENPSDPEIETVGELLFAKKRLVEAHPSLSKEISSEDLQGLMKKLKDETFLEEETDLLKRVFSNLESFVGSLQSLSDILEYPFFWKLNVPLKIEKPDAFAEELISRFFENPFLFSYEVISALSKIKNAEEIGLAIVQKIENLPLEEGKYPYFLRLFEIARTMGYDRPSALEEEIRKYLSLMTRLNSSISPEDSKEIFSEYESLTIPKENLRKKLVFFFSEKRARAVQNTTYIYFFLVLPAFLLFSARFRAFLYRTLGLKKRAASLYLKLLQKSPENVKLRLKLARLYEELGMHEKAMEEYEIIKKLSQV from the coding sequence TTGTGGAGGGTAGCCCTATTTTTCCTTTTCCTTTCCACATTTCTTCTGGCCATTTCTCTCGATGAGATAAAGGAAGTCTCAAAAACAGATCTACAGAAAGCCATCAACTTGTTTCTGAACTACGTGAAGGAGAACCCCTCTGATCCAGAGATTGAAACGGTAGGGGAACTTCTCTTTGCAAAAAAGCGACTGGTCGAAGCTCATCCTTCACTGTCAAAAGAGATTTCCTCTGAAGATCTTCAAGGACTGATGAAGAAGCTGAAAGATGAAACATTCTTGGAGGAGGAAACCGATCTTTTGAAGAGAGTTTTCTCAAATTTAGAATCGTTTGTAGGGAGCCTTCAGAGTCTAAGTGATATACTTGAGTACCCGTTTTTCTGGAAACTGAACGTTCCCCTGAAGATAGAAAAACCGGACGCTTTTGCAGAAGAACTCATCAGTAGATTTTTTGAAAACCCATTCTTGTTCTCTTACGAAGTGATCTCCGCACTCTCGAAGATCAAAAACGCAGAAGAAATAGGTCTTGCCATCGTTCAGAAAATAGAGAATCTGCCACTCGAAGAAGGAAAATATCCGTATTTTCTGAGACTCTTTGAGATCGCAAGGACCATGGGGTACGATCGACCAAGTGCCCTGGAAGAAGAGATCAGAAAATACCTTTCTTTGATGACAAGGCTGAATTCTTCCATCTCGCCCGAAGACTCAAAAGAAATCTTCTCTGAATACGAAAGTCTCACCATTCCAAAGGAAAACCTCAGAAAGAAACTGGTTTTTTTCTTCAGTGAAAAAAGAGCCAGAGCAGTTCAAAACACTACATACATCTACTTTTTCCTGGTTCTACCCGCTTTTTTGTTGTTTTCAGCAAGGTTCAGAGCGTTTCTTTACAGAACCCTTGGTTTGAAAAAAAGAGCAGCTTCGCTCTATTTGAAGCTGCTCCAGAAAAGTCCAGAGAACGTGAAACTCAGATTGAAACTTGCCAGACTCTACGAAGAGCTTGGCATGCATGAGAAGGCAATGGAAGAATACGAGATCATAAAGAAGCTCTCTCAGGTTTGA
- a CDS encoding AI-2E family transporter translates to MERIRRFVEDKAFFFTTLYILISFLVFKVFPEVFAVITMMIFFTLLLDPVVRVFEKMRFGRRVSRVVALLLFFFVVVYSLYVIIPPVFNEFGNFIEFITGVFENKVWKDYVKSPELVPVFDKIMTFLEPKLSDLLNYVFSLVTTNFLSVTTVVVFTLFGLGYTIFYTREIANFFVSIYPRSAREEAKKFLISVYSSMGRYIRVIFINALIIGLSYWIVFEIFDLKYSAIISLWAFVTNFIPIVGVVLEYVPVLLFSLTLGVKGVLLIALFAILIHAVAFIVFIQLMKGLEKLNPVYIILSILFFGKLFGMFGSFVGVPLALFLKVFWKKFLEPLLESG, encoded by the coding sequence TTGGAGAGGATCAGAAGATTCGTTGAAGACAAGGCGTTTTTCTTCACCACTCTGTACATTCTGATATCGTTTCTGGTGTTCAAGGTGTTTCCGGAAGTTTTTGCGGTCATCACGATGATGATATTTTTTACACTGCTGCTGGATCCCGTCGTTCGGGTCTTTGAGAAAATGAGATTTGGAAGACGGGTTTCCCGTGTTGTGGCACTTTTGTTGTTCTTTTTTGTGGTTGTCTACTCTCTCTATGTGATCATTCCTCCTGTGTTCAACGAGTTCGGCAATTTCATCGAGTTTATAACGGGTGTTTTTGAGAACAAGGTGTGGAAAGATTATGTGAAATCACCCGAGCTGGTTCCCGTCTTCGACAAGATAATGACGTTCCTCGAGCCCAAGCTCAGCGATCTGTTGAACTACGTTTTCTCGCTTGTGACCACCAATTTCCTCTCCGTTACTACCGTGGTGGTATTCACACTGTTTGGACTTGGTTATACCATTTTCTACACTCGTGAGATCGCCAATTTCTTCGTTTCAATCTATCCAAGAAGCGCTAGAGAAGAAGCAAAAAAGTTTTTGATCAGCGTCTACAGCAGTATGGGAAGGTACATAAGGGTGATCTTCATAAACGCTCTTATCATCGGTCTTTCGTACTGGATTGTGTTTGAGATCTTCGACCTGAAATACAGTGCCATCATCAGTCTCTGGGCGTTCGTGACCAACTTCATACCGATTGTTGGAGTGGTTCTCGAGTACGTTCCCGTTTTGCTTTTTTCTCTCACACTCGGTGTGAAGGGCGTTTTACTCATCGCCCTGTTTGCCATACTCATCCATGCTGTTGCCTTCATCGTGTTCATCCAGCTGATGAAGGGATTGGAAAAGCTCAATCCTGTTTATATAATCCTATCCATATTGTTTTTTGGCAAGCTCTTTGGTATGTTTGGATCCTTCGTTGGAGTACCACTTGCCCTGTTCCTCAAAGTCTTCTGGAAAAAGTTCCTGGAGCCCCTTCTGGAATCGGGGTGA